The following are encoded together in the Streptomyces sp. NBC_00358 genome:
- a CDS encoding PA14 domain-containing protein: MRISGPRTLRTRLALLLVAVLGLAGLTAVPAATAADDPVEVHGLKGEYYTQSAPGAFDFHELKATGLDTNLDFDNLEPRLAFATGQSDDVNVRWTGRIVPEKTGAHTFSIIGDNGFRLWVDGHLAIDHWVDDWDREQTSQPIDLTAGQAYDIKVEYFEHFGGSNLHLRWTPPGGTKTAVPQSALRLPDGYAYDGAIATTVQGDGRTLRLDFAQPLTAPPAGLTDHVEAVIGGAKWPLSTAELDPADPKSLIVGLKEPVVGNKTGTAKGTADLRYDGKGGLSGTNGNVVNAFWSSGSNRSTHELRTKWADDVGPRSALPEYPRPQLTRPDWRNLNGSWQFAAAKAGEQPPVGKKLAEKILVPYPVESQLSGIERHEDRMWYRRTFTVPADWKVGRGKRLQLNFGAVDWRAEVYVNGTKVAEHQGGYDKFSADVTAALKPGRRTQELIVGVYDPTDAQSGENPPVGKQRIDPSGIWYTPSSGIWQTVWMEPVAAAHVDSLKLTPDVRNSRLTVEPQGIRNGVPVTATAYAGHRKVATAKGRTGRPLVLKITDPHLWSPDDPFLYDLKVTVGADRVGSYFGMRSIAVEQVNGTPRTVLNGKPVFMMATLDQGFWPDGLYTAPTDEALAYDLRMHKAMGFNAVRKHIKVEPDRWFYWADRLGLMVWQDMPAMTAGVDPNAASRAEYEREMKQMIDEHISSPSVVMWVTFNEGWGQYDEARIADQAKAWDPTRLVNSMSGINLGVDGGTGDIIDQHGYPSPALPPNPDGKRALVSGEYGGLGLAVPGHAWSVQQSYVDVDPSAYTDDYLARLAEVHQLACKGGNGAVYTQISDVEGELNGLITYDRRVVKPDVARLKAAHDALIHDASQATPAGCS; encoded by the coding sequence GTGCGCATCAGTGGACCCAGAACCCTCAGAACCCGACTGGCGTTACTGCTCGTCGCGGTACTCGGCCTCGCGGGACTCACCGCGGTCCCCGCCGCCACAGCCGCCGACGACCCCGTGGAAGTCCACGGCCTGAAGGGCGAGTACTACACGCAGTCCGCCCCCGGCGCCTTCGACTTCCACGAGCTGAAGGCCACCGGACTGGACACGAATCTCGACTTCGACAACCTGGAGCCGCGACTGGCCTTCGCCACCGGACAGTCGGACGACGTCAACGTCCGCTGGACCGGCCGGATCGTCCCCGAGAAGACCGGTGCCCATACGTTCTCGATCATCGGGGACAACGGCTTCCGGCTGTGGGTCGACGGACACCTCGCCATCGACCACTGGGTCGACGACTGGGACCGAGAACAGACCTCCCAGCCCATCGACCTGACCGCCGGACAGGCCTACGACATCAAGGTCGAGTACTTCGAGCACTTCGGGGGCTCCAACCTCCATCTGCGCTGGACCCCGCCCGGCGGAACCAAGACGGCCGTTCCGCAGTCGGCGCTCCGGCTGCCCGACGGCTACGCCTACGACGGCGCCATCGCCACCACCGTCCAGGGCGACGGCCGGACCCTGCGCCTGGACTTCGCCCAGCCGCTCACCGCGCCACCGGCCGGCCTCACCGACCACGTCGAAGCCGTCATCGGCGGCGCCAAGTGGCCCCTGTCCACAGCCGAGCTGGACCCCGCCGACCCCAAGTCCCTGATCGTCGGCCTGAAGGAACCCGTCGTCGGCAACAAGACCGGCACGGCCAAAGGCACCGCCGACCTGCGCTACGACGGCAAGGGCGGCCTCTCCGGCACGAACGGCAACGTTGTCAACGCCTTCTGGAGCAGCGGCTCCAACCGTTCGACCCACGAACTGCGCACCAAGTGGGCGGACGACGTCGGCCCCCGCAGCGCCCTCCCCGAGTACCCCAGGCCCCAGCTCACCCGGCCCGACTGGCGCAACCTGAACGGCTCGTGGCAGTTCGCCGCCGCCAAGGCGGGCGAGCAGCCGCCGGTCGGGAAGAAGCTGGCCGAGAAGATCCTCGTGCCCTACCCCGTGGAGTCCCAGCTCTCCGGCATCGAACGGCACGAGGACCGCATGTGGTACCGGCGCACCTTCACCGTCCCGGCCGACTGGAAGGTCGGCCGGGGCAAGCGCCTCCAGCTCAACTTCGGCGCCGTCGACTGGCGGGCCGAGGTCTACGTCAACGGCACCAAGGTCGCCGAACACCAGGGCGGCTACGACAAGTTCAGCGCCGACGTCACCGCAGCGCTGAAACCCGGCCGCCGTACCCAGGAACTGATCGTCGGCGTCTACGACCCGACCGACGCACAGAGCGGCGAGAACCCGCCGGTCGGCAAGCAGCGCATCGACCCCAGCGGCATCTGGTACACCCCGTCCTCCGGTATCTGGCAGACGGTCTGGATGGAGCCGGTCGCCGCCGCCCACGTCGACTCGCTCAAACTGACGCCCGACGTCAGGAACAGCCGGCTCACCGTCGAGCCGCAGGGCATCCGGAACGGAGTGCCGGTCACCGCGACCGCGTACGCCGGACACCGCAAGGTCGCCACCGCGAAGGGCCGCACCGGGCGGCCGCTCGTCCTGAAGATCACCGACCCGCACCTCTGGTCACCCGACGACCCGTTCCTCTACGACCTGAAGGTGACCGTCGGCGCCGACCGCGTCGGCAGCTACTTCGGGATGCGGTCGATCGCCGTGGAGCAGGTGAACGGAACCCCGCGCACCGTCCTCAACGGCAAACCCGTCTTCATGATGGCCACCCTCGACCAGGGCTTCTGGCCCGACGGCCTCTACACCGCGCCCACGGACGAAGCCCTCGCCTACGACCTGAGGATGCACAAGGCGATGGGCTTCAACGCGGTCCGCAAACACATCAAGGTGGAACCCGACCGCTGGTTCTACTGGGCCGACCGGCTCGGCCTGATGGTCTGGCAGGACATGCCCGCCATGACCGCCGGGGTCGATCCGAACGCCGCGTCCCGCGCCGAGTACGAGCGTGAGATGAAGCAGATGATCGACGAGCACATCAGCAGCCCGTCGGTCGTCATGTGGGTGACCTTCAACGAGGGCTGGGGCCAGTACGACGAGGCCCGCATCGCCGACCAGGCCAAGGCCTGGGACCCGACGCGCCTCGTCAACTCCATGTCGGGCATCAACCTCGGCGTGGACGGAGGCACCGGCGACATCATCGACCAACACGGCTACCCGAGCCCCGCGCTGCCACCGAACCCGGACGGGAAACGGGCCCTGGTCAGCGGTGAGTACGGCGGACTCGGACTCGCGGTGCCCGGCCATGCCTGGTCCGTGCAGCAGTCGTACGTGGACGTCGACCCCTCGGCGTACACCGACGACTACCTGGCCCGTCTCGCCGAGGTGCACCAGCTCGCCTGCAAGGGCGGCAACGGCGCCGTCTACACCCAGATCTCGGACGTGGAAGGAGAACTGAACGGCCTGATCACCTACGACCGCAGGGTGGTCAAGCCCGACGTGGCCCGGCTGAAGGCAGCCCACGACGCGCTGATCCACGACGCGTCACAGGCGACACCGGCAGGCTGCTCCTGA